The proteins below come from a single Cannabis sativa cultivar Pink pepper isolate KNU-18-1 chromosome 3, ASM2916894v1, whole genome shotgun sequence genomic window:
- the LOC133036191 gene encoding uncharacterized protein LOC133036191, whose protein sequence is MRCLNVNFHTPATIRVQLFLSGIQPSYNPWYFHGETFSQPAVELPENDEEEMADVLADMLRGDPGFDESANTTDSFNEPPINDNNKFHDLFKEMEAELYPGCKKSALNALVKLMLCKVLNRWSNHSFNMLLSILIDLFPEGTKLTKSHYESKMRLRNLGLGYDSIDVRKYNCAIFWKENEKKEFCPICGESRWVKRKGKGKKVPHKVMRYFPLTPRLKRLYCSRHTAEDMRWHYSQRPKEDGVLRHPVDAEEWKQFDCLHPSFAVEPRNVRLGLATGGFNPFGNMSNSYSLWPVICVPYNLPPWKCMSSKLLLLTLLIPGPSSPGKDIDVFMRPLIDELKQLWETGVETRDAYNGTVFSMRAAVLWTINDFPAYALMSDWSTKGYMACPTCNEHTPSIGLNSKIGYVGHRRFLEMSDPRRRSKKYNGKPEKIAPPPVLTGDDILSQLDRIPLTLPGKHK, encoded by the coding sequence ATGCGGTGTTTGAATGTGAATTTCCACACACCTGCAACTATAAGGGTTCAGTTATTTCTCAGCGGGATCCAACCTTCGTACAACCCCTGGTATTTCCACGGGGAGACTTTCTCTCAGCCCGCAGTTGAACTTCCTGAAAATGACGAAGAGGAAATGGCAGATGTGTTGGCGGACATGTTAAGAGGGGACCCTGGGTTTGACGAATCTGCGAACACTACTGATTCTTTCAATGAACCCCCTATCAACGATAACAACAAGTTCCATGACTTGTTTAAGGAGATGGAGGCTGAGTTATATCCAGGTTGCAAAAAATCAGCCCTCAATGCACTGGTAAAACTTATGCTCTGCAAGGTTTTGAATAGGTGGAGTAACCACTCTTTCAATATGTTGCTGTCCATCTTGATTGATCTATTTCCAGAGGGGACAAAATTAACGAAGTCGCACTATGAGTCGAAGATGCGATTGCgcaatctaggtttgggttacgACTCAATAGATGTGCGCAAGTATAATTGTGCTATTTTCTGGAAGGAGAATGAGAAGAAGGAGTTTTGCCCTATATGTGGCGAATCACGATGGGTGAAAAGAAAGGGTAAGGGGAAAAAAGTTCCTCACAAAGTTATGCGTTACTTCCCACTCACACCTAGACTGAAACGATTATATTGCTCAAGACACACTGCGGAGGATATGCGGTGGCATTACTCGCAGAGACCAAAAGAAGACGGTGTGCTTAGGCATCCTGTGGATGCTGAAGAATGGAAGCAGTTTGACTGCCTTCATCCGTCTTTTGCTGTTGAACCTAGAAATGTCAGACTGGGATTGGCGACTGGcggttttaatccatttggcaacatgagcaACTCTTACAGCCTGTGGCCAGTTATTTGTGTCCCATATAATTTGCCACCGTGGAAGTGTATGAGTTCTAAATTGTTGTTGTTGACCTTATTAATTCCAGGTCCATCATCTCCTGGGAAAGACATAGATGTATTCATGAGACCGTTAATTGATGAACTGAAACAGTTGTGGGAGACGGGTGTTGAAACCCGAGATGCCTACAACGGGACTGTGTTTTCAATGCGTGCGGCAGTGTTGTGGACAATAAATGATTTTCCTGCTTATGCTCTAATGTCTGATTGGAGCACAAAAGGGTATATGGCGTGTCCCACTTGCAATGAACATACTCCGTCCATTGGCCTAAATAGTAAGATTGGATATGTTGGCCACAGACGCTTTCTCGAAATGAGTGATCCGAGAAGGAGAAGTAAAAAGTACAATGGTAAGCCTGAGAAGATAGCACCACCTCCTGTATTGACGGGGGATGATATTTTATCTCAATTAGACCGAATTCCATTGACTTTGCCTGGAAAACACAAATAG